In Melanotaenia boesemani isolate fMelBoe1 chromosome 5, fMelBoe1.pri, whole genome shotgun sequence, the DNA window CTTCATATAATTTGAATTTACCAGGATGTTTTCACCCCTGTCTATCtgtttgtgaaattaatttctcCATTAATACTGGGCATATACCGATGAATCATTGCATGTAGGTAGACACTGACCCAAAATGGAAGAGATAAGAGTTTGCAGCTAATGTGTCACCAGGCTGCAAACATGTTATCACACCACACCCttgctatctatctatctatctatctatctatctatctatctatctatctatctatctatctatctatctatctatcttttgTGAAGTGAAATATTCCATCAGTCACTTTTTAAAGTCTTGATATTATGTGAATTGCAAGTTGTTATAGGTGCACACACTGTTTATACACTGTATCataattgcattttttaattcctaAGGCAAGGAGACAAGGCAACATCGGAACTTGCTGAAGCAGACACAACAAAGCCTCATGGATTGGCTGAACTTGAATGGAGGTAAAGTCTAGTCAATGGCAGTTGAACCAAATACTCCCCTTGATGATTTCTCATTTATAatgatgttatttatgttttctcaaGCCTAACTGAGATGAGCATTGATGATGAACAACATGTTGATGAAGGAGCCATCAATGATCTGAGAAATAGCGTGTGAGTATGAATTTGgtatttttcttcattgtggGGAACTGTAACGTGTGCTAGTAATTACATTgtgttttctgaatgttttgtgAATCTCATTAGAATTGACTGGGCTGGTGACGCTCCCCTTGAAAGGCCTATACAAACGGAGGAAATGGACATCGGAGATGAAGAGGATATGCCCTCACTTTCTATCAAGTGTGTTTTCCATGCCACCATGCAACTATGGCTTTTAACATGGTCAAAATTAGATGATTGAAATGTATTGGCAATCACAACATTGACAGATATGTTGTCTTTCCTCCAACAGATTCGGAGGCGCTTTGAATCAGGTTCCATCCCTCGACAAACTTCCAGTAATTGGTTTGGATGAGACGGTGCATGACTTGATCCCAGAACTGGATCCTGTTCCAGAGACGTGCACATACAGTGACTCGGCATGTGATCTCAGGCTCCCCCAAGTAAAGACGGCAGAACATATTGTAGGAGCTAAAGCGTCCATCATTTATGAGGAATGCTTGAGGCACCTGGCTTCTTTTGTAACTTTGCCAGTTCAAAAGTGTGCCAAATTGAAAGAGACGGGTGAAGTATGTCAGCAGTGCCCACCATACAGAGTCCACATCAAAGAGAGAGGCACAGCAAGTGTTTTAGAATGGGTGAGGGATTCCTATTATACACAAGATTGATAATTGATTTGCTGTTGAAAGTGAAAAAAGCCTTCCAAAGATTGCGTTATTGTCTTatattgaaattatttttttgtctttgttagaTCTGTGCTGATGGACATCTTGTGTGGCAATGGGTTTCACAGCCTGTAATGAAATTTGGGATGCAGGCTGGTGACTTCATGCTTTCAACAAACATCTTGTTGTCTGGAAACAATTACAACAAAGTAGCACTACTCTTCAAGTTCATGAACATGGGAATGGTTGGAAGAGGAACGTTCTTTTCCATCCAAGACACATACTGTGTCGACACAGTTAAAAGTTACTGGATGCAGAAAAGGGCTGAAGCCATAGCtaaactgcagagaaaagatGTTGTGGTCCTTGGTAAGAAATGGCTATTCTTGACATCtaaattttgtttatatatatatatatatatatatatatatatatatatgtgtgtgtgtgtgtgtgtttatatatatatatatatatatgtgtatgtgtgtgtatatatatataaatatatatacatacacacacacacatatatatatatatatatatatatatatatatatatatatatatataaatatatataatttgttttatttatttttttggttgtcTAACTTCTCCTACATTTCTAGCTGACGGGAGGAATGACACTCCAGGACATTGTGCACAATACTGCAGTTACACTGCAATGGAGAATGATACACGGGAGATCATCAGTGTTGTAACTGTAGATAAGAGACAGACCGACAGAAGATCAACTGTTATGGAAAAGGAGGCCTTCATTCGAACAGTTGATCAGCTTATGGCTGAGGTGAAGCTGGTGGAAATCTGTACAGATGCCCACTCACAGATTAGTGCTGTCATGGGTGAGTTTTCAGCAACATCTGTACATTCAGGTTcacataaatgtatttattccacaAAGAATAATTCACTTTGTAGGAGGTATTTGAACTGTTGCCCTGTGGTTAGGCGCACCAGATCCCTCCAGACCAAAACCAGCATACACTGGAACATTTTCTTTCCCACCACCGTCGCTACTGGACAGTTGATATAGCTCTTTCACTGCTCGCACTGCAATATTGCACTGCCTGTTCTCACATTGTACATAgctccatgtgtgtgtgcaaactcactatgccaaaataaaacatgattctGAAACATAACCAGCACACAAAATTCTGACGCAGAAGCAACACAACTACATTCTTCAACAATCAGCTCTTGCATATATCTAGGCTTATGTTGGGCTACAATAATGTGTCTTTCTTTGTGTACTGCATTACAGATCCTGAAAAGGGGAGGTATAAGGGACATGGAATAAATCACAGTCTTGACATGTGGCATGGAGCTAAAAAC includes these proteins:
- the LOC121640002 gene encoding uncharacterized protein LOC121640002 yields the protein MKRGVWHADTISSIASSDTDEQGDKATSELAEADTTKPHGLAELEWSLTEMSIDDEQHVDEGAINDLRNSVIDWAGDAPLERPIQTEEMDIGDEEDMPSLSIKFGGALNQVPSLDKLPVIGLDETVHDLIPELDPVPETCTYSDSACDLRLPQVKTAEHIVGAKASIIYEECLRHLASFVTLPVQKCAKLKETGEVCQQCPPYRVHIKERGTASVLEWICADGHLVWQWVSQPVMKFGMQAGDFMLSTNILLSGNNYNKVALLFKFMNMGMVGRGTFFSIQDTYCVDTVKSYWMQKRAEAIAKLQRKDVVVLADGRNDTPGHCAQYCSYTAMENDTREIISVVTVDKRQTDRRSTVMEKEAFIRTVDQLMAEVKLVEICTDAHSQISAVMDPEKGRYKGHGINHSLDMWHGAKNLAKKIAAAAKIKEQSALLLWLKDIVNHFWWCCKKAENFEEFLILWVGIIHHVCNEHEWATGQCQHGPIEEAQKEWIEKDSKVHEALVDIVLKKRWLKDIHKYLRFRSTADLESFHNHVLMYASKRFAFTPPVYEARVILAALDYNFHLGRPTRQRADGSNMYTRIFRKNAKRYSVYALKTPKTYGYIQALQTEVVKCRLEADKGMPRTRTLRPDDPRKLGRLPPVPPPSVEELVQTQVKRGLGPEFNTNPPSV